In Aphelocoma coerulescens isolate FSJ_1873_10779 chromosome 25, UR_Acoe_1.0, whole genome shotgun sequence, a genomic segment contains:
- the UBQLN4 gene encoding ubiquilin-4 isoform X1: protein MAEPSGGGGGGGPGPGPGGEGQAGPGGALIRVTVKTPKDKEEIVIADGASVREFKEEISRRFKAKQDQLVLIFAGKILKDGDTLNQHGIKDGLTVHLVIKTPQKVQDSTSAASAPNAASAPTANPSSPAAPSQPSTSSSAGPDAGSGSRRSSGSGTMGGPGDGGPNSAASILSGFGGITGLGNLGMGSANFMELQQQMQRQLMSNPEMLSQIMENPLVQNMMSNPDLMRQMIMANPQMQQLMERNPEISHMLNNPELMRQTMELARNPAMMQEMMRNQDRALSNLESIPGGYNALRRMYTDIQEPMFSAAREQFGNNPFSSLTGNSDSSSSQPLRTENREPLPNPWSPTPPASQSQAPSSEGSTGSATTQGTPTVSNPFGLNAASIGAGMFNSPEMQGLLQQISENPQLMQNMISAPYMRSMMQTLAQNPDFAAQIMVNVPLFAGNPQLQEQLRLQLPVFLQQMQNPDSLSILTNPRAMQALLQIQQGLQTLQTEAPGLVPSLGSFGMPRMPPSSTGGSTIPENPVPSASTPASASPTGGGNPHQQLMQQMIQLLAGGSSQVQSPEVRFQQQLEQLNAMGFINREANLQALIATGGDINAAIERLLGSQPS from the exons ttcaAAGAAGAGATTTCTAGACGGTTTAAAGCCAAACAGGATCAGCTGGTTCTGATCTTTGCTGGGAAGATCCTGAAGGATGGAGACACGTTGAATCAACATGGGATCAAAGATGGGCTCACTGTGCACTTGGTCATTAAGACTCCGCAGAA GGTCCAAGATTCAAcatctgctgcttctgcccCCAATGCTGCTTCTGCCCCCACTGCAAACCCTtcttctcctgctgccccatctcAGCCCTCGACATCCAGCAGTGCTGGTCCGGACGCAGGGAGTGGCAGCAGACGGAGCAGCGGGTCGGGGACCATGGGAGGTCCTGGAGATGGAGGCCCCAACAGTGCCGCATCCATCCTGT CTGGCTTCGGTGGCATCACTGGGCTGGGCAACCTTGGGATGGGCTCTGCCAACTTCatggagctccagcagcagatgCAGCGGCAGCTGATGTCCAACCCAGAGATGCTTTCCCAGATCATGGAGAATCCCTTGGTGCAGAACATGATGTCTAACCCTGACCTCATGAGGCAGATGATCATGGCCAATCCCCAGATGCAGCAGCTCATGGAGCGAAATCCAGAGATAAGCCACATGCTCAATAACCCAGAGCTCATGAGGCAG ACGATGGAATTGGCTCGTAACCCTGCCATGATGCAGGAGATGATGCGGAACCAGGACCGTGCTTTGAGTAACCTCGAGAGCATTCCAGGAGGATACAATGCCCTGCGCCGGATGTACACGGACATCCAGGAGCCCATGTTTAGTGCAGCCAGGGAGCAG tTTGGCAACAATCCTTTCTCTTCCTTGACGGGGAATTCTGACAGCTCGAGCTCTCAGCCTTTGCGGACGGAGAACAGAGAGCCGTTGCCAAACCCCTGGAGCCCCACACCCCCTGCTTCCCAGAGTCAGGCACCCAGCAGTGAAGGGAGCACAGGCTCGGCAACCACCCAGGGCACCCCAACTGTATCCAACCCCTTCGGGCTAAATGCTGCCAGCATCGGTGCTG GCATGTTCAACAGCCCAGAGATGCAAGGACTCCTGCAGCAGATTTCGGAAAACCCTCAGCTGATGCAGAATATGATCTCTGCCCCCTACATGCGGAGCATGATGCAAACTCTTGCCCAGAACCCGGACTTTGCAGCACAG ATCATGGTAAATGTCCCCCTCTTTGCTGGGAATCCACAGCTTCAAGAACAGCTCCGCCTTCAGCTCCCTGTCTTCTTGCAGCAG ATGCAGAACCCGGACTCCCTGTCCATCCTCACCAACCCTCGCGCCATGCAGGCCCTGCTCCAGATCCAGCAGGGACTCCAGACGCTGCAGACGGAGGCCCCCGGACTAGTGCCAAG cctcGGCTCCTTCGGCATGCCCCGGATGCCCCCGTCCTCCACAGGAGGAAGCACAATCCCGGAGAACCCCGTTCCCTCCGCTTCAACGCCGGCCAGTGCCTCTCCAACTGGGGGTGGTAACCCTCATCAGCAGCTCATGCAGCAGATGATCCAGCTGCTGGCCGGAGGAAGCTCTCAA GTGCAGAGTCCCGAAGTGCGATTCcaacagcagctggagcagctgaatGCCATGGGCTTCATCAACCGTGAGGCCAATCTCCAGGCGCTCATCGCCACTGGTGGGGACATCAACGCAGCTATCGAGAGACTGCTGGGCTCCCAGCCTTCCTAA
- the UBQLN4 gene encoding ubiquilin-4 isoform X2: MAEPSGGGGGGGPGPGPGGEGQAGPGGALIRVTVKTPKDKEEIVIADGASVREFKEEISRRFKAKQDQLVLIFAGKILKDGDTLNQHGIKDGLTVHLVIKTPQKVQDSTSAASAPNAASAPTANPSSPAAPSQPSTSSSAGPDAGSGSRRSSGSGTMGGPGDGGPNSAASILSGFGGITGLGNLGMGSANFMELQQQMQRQLMSNPEMLSQIMENPLVQNMMSNPDLMRQMIMANPQMQQLMERNPEISHMLNNPELMRQTMELARNPAMMQEMMRNQDRALSNLESIPGGYNALRRMYTDIQEPMFSAAREQFGNNPFSSLTGNSDSSSSQPLRTENREPLPNPWSPTPPASQSQAPSSEGSTGSATTQGTPTVSNPFGLNAASIGAGMFNSPEMQGLLQQISENPQLMQNMISAPYMRSMMQTLAQNPDFAAQMQNPDSLSILTNPRAMQALLQIQQGLQTLQTEAPGLVPSLGSFGMPRMPPSSTGGSTIPENPVPSASTPASASPTGGGNPHQQLMQQMIQLLAGGSSQVQSPEVRFQQQLEQLNAMGFINREANLQALIATGGDINAAIERLLGSQPS, from the exons ttcaAAGAAGAGATTTCTAGACGGTTTAAAGCCAAACAGGATCAGCTGGTTCTGATCTTTGCTGGGAAGATCCTGAAGGATGGAGACACGTTGAATCAACATGGGATCAAAGATGGGCTCACTGTGCACTTGGTCATTAAGACTCCGCAGAA GGTCCAAGATTCAAcatctgctgcttctgcccCCAATGCTGCTTCTGCCCCCACTGCAAACCCTtcttctcctgctgccccatctcAGCCCTCGACATCCAGCAGTGCTGGTCCGGACGCAGGGAGTGGCAGCAGACGGAGCAGCGGGTCGGGGACCATGGGAGGTCCTGGAGATGGAGGCCCCAACAGTGCCGCATCCATCCTGT CTGGCTTCGGTGGCATCACTGGGCTGGGCAACCTTGGGATGGGCTCTGCCAACTTCatggagctccagcagcagatgCAGCGGCAGCTGATGTCCAACCCAGAGATGCTTTCCCAGATCATGGAGAATCCCTTGGTGCAGAACATGATGTCTAACCCTGACCTCATGAGGCAGATGATCATGGCCAATCCCCAGATGCAGCAGCTCATGGAGCGAAATCCAGAGATAAGCCACATGCTCAATAACCCAGAGCTCATGAGGCAG ACGATGGAATTGGCTCGTAACCCTGCCATGATGCAGGAGATGATGCGGAACCAGGACCGTGCTTTGAGTAACCTCGAGAGCATTCCAGGAGGATACAATGCCCTGCGCCGGATGTACACGGACATCCAGGAGCCCATGTTTAGTGCAGCCAGGGAGCAG tTTGGCAACAATCCTTTCTCTTCCTTGACGGGGAATTCTGACAGCTCGAGCTCTCAGCCTTTGCGGACGGAGAACAGAGAGCCGTTGCCAAACCCCTGGAGCCCCACACCCCCTGCTTCCCAGAGTCAGGCACCCAGCAGTGAAGGGAGCACAGGCTCGGCAACCACCCAGGGCACCCCAACTGTATCCAACCCCTTCGGGCTAAATGCTGCCAGCATCGGTGCTG GCATGTTCAACAGCCCAGAGATGCAAGGACTCCTGCAGCAGATTTCGGAAAACCCTCAGCTGATGCAGAATATGATCTCTGCCCCCTACATGCGGAGCATGATGCAAACTCTTGCCCAGAACCCGGACTTTGCAGCACAG ATGCAGAACCCGGACTCCCTGTCCATCCTCACCAACCCTCGCGCCATGCAGGCCCTGCTCCAGATCCAGCAGGGACTCCAGACGCTGCAGACGGAGGCCCCCGGACTAGTGCCAAG cctcGGCTCCTTCGGCATGCCCCGGATGCCCCCGTCCTCCACAGGAGGAAGCACAATCCCGGAGAACCCCGTTCCCTCCGCTTCAACGCCGGCCAGTGCCTCTCCAACTGGGGGTGGTAACCCTCATCAGCAGCTCATGCAGCAGATGATCCAGCTGCTGGCCGGAGGAAGCTCTCAA GTGCAGAGTCCCGAAGTGCGATTCcaacagcagctggagcagctgaatGCCATGGGCTTCATCAACCGTGAGGCCAATCTCCAGGCGCTCATCGCCACTGGTGGGGACATCAACGCAGCTATCGAGAGACTGCTGGGCTCCCAGCCTTCCTAA